In the genome of Pirellulales bacterium, one region contains:
- a CDS encoding isochorismatase family protein: protein MLAFRLLRAPLAMFLVMAPWTASCGASAASDAVWTISQRSRSEKVPGSGEYTITETPVDWDPRQTAVIVCDMWDRHWCQGATDRVAEMAPRMNEALKAARRLGMLVIHCPSDTMKFYADMPQRKLAQQALRVPVQSMPAGWCPLGAHKEPPLPFDNSHDRCDCTPQCPHGNPWRRQIATLEIADNDAITDSEEAYFLMRERGIKNVVVMGVHTNMCVLGRPFSIRRMAALGQNVVLVRDLTDCMHDALSAPEGLDHFRATDLVVEHIEKHWCPTITSHDLLEGTAFVFREDQRPHAVFVIGEDEYETWNTLPVFAEKELAPRGLRVTIVQANPRDKNDFPGLEALPSADALLVSVRRRTPQQQQLDLIRRFVAAGKPVVGIRTASHAFSLRDDKPASAGHDTWPEFDAQVLGGHYTGHHENNDDGTPRTEIWSLPEARSNPILAGFPDQEVRVISSLYKTSPLAASATPLVMGRGAGGKLDEPVAWTNKTAFGGKVFYVALGGPTDFEVPAFRNLLTKGIFWALGKPVPETPVAARQP from the coding sequence CTCGAGGTCGGAGAAGGTGCCGGGCAGCGGAGAATACACAATAACCGAGACACCCGTCGACTGGGACCCGCGCCAGACAGCGGTCATCGTTTGCGATATGTGGGATCGGCACTGGTGCCAGGGAGCAACGGACCGGGTTGCCGAGATGGCGCCGCGAATGAACGAGGCCCTCAAGGCGGCGCGCCGGCTAGGAATGCTGGTTATTCATTGCCCCAGCGACACGATGAAATTCTACGCGGACATGCCGCAGCGAAAGCTCGCGCAACAGGCACTGCGCGTGCCGGTGCAGTCTATGCCTGCCGGCTGGTGTCCTTTGGGGGCTCACAAAGAACCGCCGCTGCCCTTCGACAACTCTCATGATCGTTGCGACTGCACGCCGCAATGTCCACACGGCAATCCCTGGCGCCGACAGATTGCCACGCTGGAAATTGCCGATAACGACGCGATTACTGACAGCGAAGAGGCGTATTTCCTGATGCGCGAGCGCGGGATCAAGAATGTCGTCGTCATGGGCGTACATACAAATATGTGCGTTCTTGGGCGGCCATTCTCCATTCGCCGCATGGCCGCACTGGGGCAGAATGTGGTACTCGTTCGCGACCTGACCGACTGCATGCACGATGCGCTGTCGGCGCCCGAAGGGCTCGACCATTTCCGCGCCACGGATCTGGTCGTTGAGCATATCGAAAAACATTGGTGCCCCACGATCACGAGCCATGATCTGCTCGAAGGCACAGCATTCGTCTTTCGCGAAGACCAGCGGCCGCACGCGGTGTTCGTGATCGGCGAGGACGAATACGAGACCTGGAACACGCTGCCGGTTTTCGCTGAGAAAGAACTTGCGCCGCGCGGCCTGCGCGTGACGATCGTGCAGGCGAATCCGCGCGACAAGAATGATTTTCCAGGCCTCGAGGCACTCCCGTCAGCCGATGCCTTGCTGGTCAGCGTGCGGAGGAGAACTCCGCAACAACAGCAGCTGGATTTGATCCGCCGGTTCGTGGCGGCTGGCAAACCAGTGGTGGGGATCCGCACGGCCAGCCATGCATTTTCGTTGCGTGACGACAAGCCGGCTTCAGCAGGGCACGATACCTGGCCCGAGTTCGACGCCCAGGTGTTGGGGGGCCACTACACGGGCCACCATGAGAACAATGACGACGGCACGCCGCGGACCGAGATATGGTCTCTACCGGAGGCTCGATCGAACCCCATCCTGGCCGGCTTCCCCGACCAAGAGGTGCGCGTTATCTCGTCGCTTTACAAAACGAGTCCCTTGGCGGCGTCGGCAACGCCACTGGTCATGGGCCGCGGGGCGGGAGGAAAACTTGACGAACCGGTCGCATGGACGAACAAAACGGCTTTTGGCGGCAAGGTGTTTTACGTGGCACTGGGCGGTCCGACGGACTTCGAAGTTCCCGCGTTTCGCAACTTGCTTACGAAGGGTATTTTTTGGGCGCTGGGCAAGCCAGTCCCTGAGACTCCGGTAGCGGCTCGCCAACCCTGA